One genomic window of Nitrosomonas sp. Is35 includes the following:
- a CDS encoding FecR family protein, producing MSICILLGLMTWYFGKPPSIRFYETKSEDTLATGIAPGINMALDTRSSVAVKESQPLQVELFKGNVYFDIKKDTINQLEVKVGNAIIKDFGTRFSIEMHKDGSSHIAVADGHIKIQVASGTYQINALEQADFDDTSISKHRLVTESDIAPWRSLPQ from the coding sequence ATGAGTATTTGCATACTGCTGGGGCTGATGACGTGGTATTTTGGCAAACCGCCTAGCATCCGTTTTTATGAAACAAAATCCGAAGATACGCTGGCCACTGGGATAGCACCCGGTATCAACATGGCACTCGATACGCGCAGCTCCGTCGCGGTAAAAGAAAGTCAGCCGCTACAAGTCGAACTATTTAAGGGAAATGTGTATTTCGATATCAAAAAGGATACGATCAACCAACTTGAAGTCAAAGTCGGCAATGCCATCATCAAGGATTTCGGCACTCGCTTCAGCATCGAGATGCATAAGGATGGCAGCAGCCATATCGCAGTTGCGGATGGACACATTAAGATCCAGGTCGCTTCAGGAACTTATCAGATCAACGCGCTTGAACAAGCTGATTTTGATGACACCAGTATCAGTAAACACCGGTTAGTCACAGAAAGCGACATTGCGCCTTGGCGCTCCCTGCCGCAGTAA
- a CDS encoding methyl-accepting chemotaxis protein, giving the protein MMNNMTIKARLAFVIGMLSILLVSIGVLGLYGINQSNTGLKSVYEDRTVTAVQLGKILDVWYQVRKNAEDAVESKNIETSKKLAEEVNRLVKQNEGVWAQYLKTALTPEEELLTRTKSEQHIQYVNSINQTLKLAMAGDFDAATKNLAADSVQKFNVLRNTVFTLFDLQGTVAAQEYEIAQDHYESIFVMSSAAMILGVSLAIIIGLLLIRAIVNPLNEAITVANAVASGDLTSRIEVNSTNETGRLLQALRTMNDSLVDLVGKVRMGTDQISTVSGEIASGNSDLSQRTEEQASSLEETASSMEELTSTVKQNADNARQANQLATGASEVAMKGGAVIGQVVQTMSSINDSSKKIVDIISVIDGIAFQTNILALNAAVEAARAGEQGRGFAVVATEVRTLAQRSAAAAKEIKELISDSVAKVEDGTRLVDEAGTTMDEIVNAVKRVTDIMSEISAASREQSSGIEQVNQAVTQMDVVTQQNASLVEQAAAAAESMQEQAQALIHAVSIFRLSGGYSTPTTVKRSNRATAVTKLPNRGAATRKAAVKPEPNVKALPEQPRKVAAGGGDDWEEF; this is encoded by the coding sequence ATGATGAACAACATGACAATTAAGGCCCGTCTAGCATTTGTCATCGGTATGTTGTCGATATTACTTGTCAGTATCGGTGTCTTAGGTTTGTATGGCATCAATCAATCCAATACCGGATTGAAATCCGTCTATGAAGACCGGACTGTGACTGCGGTGCAGTTGGGGAAAATTCTGGATGTTTGGTATCAAGTGCGTAAGAATGCGGAAGATGCAGTTGAATCGAAGAATATCGAGACCTCGAAAAAGCTGGCGGAGGAAGTGAACCGGCTTGTCAAACAAAATGAAGGGGTTTGGGCGCAGTATCTGAAAACTGCATTAACGCCGGAAGAAGAGCTGTTGACTCGAACGAAAAGCGAGCAGCATATCCAGTACGTTAATTCCATTAATCAAACCCTGAAATTGGCGATGGCAGGAGATTTTGACGCCGCAACGAAAAATCTGGCAGCGGATTCAGTACAAAAATTTAATGTGCTTAGAAATACTGTGTTTACCCTGTTTGATTTACAAGGGACAGTCGCTGCGCAGGAATATGAGATTGCACAAGATCATTACGAGAGTATTTTTGTGATGTCGTCCGCGGCAATGATATTGGGTGTGTCATTGGCGATAATAATCGGGTTATTGTTGATCCGGGCGATTGTGAATCCTTTAAACGAAGCCATTACTGTGGCCAATGCCGTGGCATCCGGTGATTTGACCAGCCGTATTGAGGTCAACTCAACCAATGAAACCGGACGTTTGCTGCAAGCATTGAGGACAATGAATGACAGCTTGGTAGATTTGGTCGGCAAAGTGCGAATGGGAACCGATCAGATCTCAACGGTATCCGGGGAAATTGCTTCGGGCAACTCGGATTTGAGCCAACGGACCGAAGAGCAAGCATCCAGTCTGGAAGAAACCGCATCGTCGATGGAAGAACTAACCTCCACCGTGAAACAAAATGCGGACAATGCCCGTCAAGCCAATCAACTGGCGACAGGCGCATCCGAAGTGGCAATGAAGGGTGGTGCAGTGATCGGTCAAGTGGTGCAAACCATGAGTTCGATCAACGATAGCTCCAAAAAGATTGTCGATATTATCAGCGTAATCGATGGTATTGCCTTTCAAACCAACATATTGGCCCTCAATGCCGCAGTCGAAGCAGCGCGTGCTGGAGAACAAGGGCGTGGCTTTGCCGTAGTGGCGACAGAAGTGCGCACGTTGGCGCAACGCTCAGCTGCAGCGGCAAAAGAAATCAAGGAGTTGATCAGTGACTCGGTAGCAAAAGTGGAAGATGGCACGCGTCTGGTCGATGAGGCAGGCACCACGATGGATGAGATTGTCAATGCAGTCAAACGTGTCACGGATATCATGAGTGAAATTTCGGCTGCATCGCGAGAACAAAGCTCTGGCATTGAGCAAGTTAACCAAGCTGTGACGCAAATGGATGTGGTCACACAACAAAACGCTTCCTTGGTGGAGCAAGCCGCCGCCGCGGCTGAATCCATGCAAGAACAGGCACAAGCATTGATTCATGCGGTAAGCATCTTCAGATTATCCGGCGGTTACTCAACACCAACAACGGTTAAAAGAAGTAATCGCGCAACTGCGGTTACCAAACTGCCGAATCGCGGCGCGGCGACGAGAAAGGCGGCGGTAAAGCCCGAACCGAATGTTAAAGCATTACCCGAACAACCGCGTAAAGTAGCTGCGGGAGGTGGCGATGATTGGGAAGAATTCTAA
- a CDS encoding methyl-accepting chemotaxis protein yields the protein MFNNLTIKSRLVFVISLLSILLAGIGGLGIYGLNQTNDAFRGVYEDRAVPLGHLGLVIDRMQRTRLNAVLSAYARKPEVVKERQAMNDQRDAEIATTWQKYLATNLTPAEKTLIENFNHEWKAYVEARNHTMVLAAAGDFDAAIVNATNATPKFDGAHATMFKLIDLQRDEGAKEYAASQKSYENILVTSVVVIALGILLAVIIGFLLIRAIIGPLNEAVAVANAVAAGDLTSRIEVNSNNETGRLLQALKAMNDNLADLVSKVRVGTDQISTASGEIASGNSDLSQRTEEQASSLEETASSMEELTSTVRQNADNARQANQLAAGASEVAVKGGAVVGQVVQTMSSINESSKKIVDIISVIDGIAFQTNILALNAAVEAARAGEQGRGFAVVATEVRTLAQRSAAAAKEIKELISDSVAKVEDGSRLVDEAGSTMDEIVNAVKRVTDIMAEISAASQEQSSGIEQVNQAVMQMDEVTQQNAALVEEAAAAAESMQDQAHSLTQAVSTFKLSHGSSNTVATPVRRSNRVAPVAKLPNRGAATKKIAANPNSGSTAQEVQPRKVAAGGGDWEEF from the coding sequence GTGTTTAATAACTTAACAATAAAATCGCGATTAGTGTTTGTAATTAGTTTGCTGTCGATATTGCTGGCCGGTATCGGTGGTTTAGGTATCTACGGGCTAAATCAAACAAATGACGCTTTCAGAGGAGTTTATGAGGATCGCGCTGTGCCCCTGGGGCATTTGGGGTTGGTTATTGACCGGATGCAACGTACGCGTTTGAATGCAGTATTGTCCGCGTATGCGCGTAAGCCTGAAGTGGTAAAAGAACGGCAAGCCATGAACGATCAGCGGGATGCCGAGATTGCCACAACTTGGCAAAAGTACTTGGCAACCAATTTGACGCCAGCAGAAAAAACACTGATTGAAAACTTTAATCACGAATGGAAAGCCTATGTGGAGGCTCGTAATCATACAATGGTCTTGGCAGCGGCTGGAGATTTTGATGCGGCGATTGTAAATGCTACTAATGCAACGCCTAAATTTGATGGGGCGCATGCCACCATGTTCAAATTGATCGATCTTCAGCGTGATGAGGGTGCTAAGGAATACGCGGCATCGCAAAAAAGTTACGAGAATATTTTGGTCACCAGTGTGGTGGTGATTGCATTAGGAATACTGCTGGCAGTAATCATCGGCTTTCTTCTGATACGTGCAATTATCGGTCCTCTGAATGAAGCTGTCGCAGTGGCGAATGCAGTCGCCGCCGGTGATCTGACCAGCCGCATTGAAGTCAATTCAAACAACGAAACCGGACGGTTGTTGCAAGCACTGAAAGCCATGAATGACAATCTGGCGGATCTGGTGAGTAAGGTGCGTGTGGGTACAGATCAAATCTCAACGGCATCGGGAGAAATTGCGTCGGGTAACTCGGACTTGAGCCAACGTACCGAAGAACAAGCATCCAGCCTGGAGGAAACCGCATCTTCAATGGAAGAGCTTACTTCTACGGTCAGACAAAATGCCGATAATGCCCGTCAAGCCAATCAACTGGCAGCAGGTGCTTCCGAGGTTGCAGTGAAAGGGGGAGCGGTGGTCGGCCAGGTTGTGCAAACCATGAGTTCGATCAATGAAAGTTCCAAAAAGATTGTTGACATCATCAGCGTTATTGATGGCATCGCTTTCCAAACCAATATTCTGGCGTTGAATGCTGCGGTGGAAGCAGCACGGGCGGGTGAACAAGGGCGTGGATTTGCTGTGGTGGCGACGGAAGTGCGCACCCTGGCGCAACGCTCAGCGGCGGCGGCTAAGGAAATCAAGGAATTGATCAGTGATTCGGTCGCCAAAGTGGAAGATGGTTCTCGCCTGGTCGATGAAGCAGGTTCTACGATGGATGAGATCGTCAATGCTGTGAAACGTGTCACGGATATTATGGCGGAGATCTCAGCTGCATCCCAGGAGCAAAGCTCGGGTATTGAGCAAGTGAACCAAGCCGTTATGCAGATGGATGAGGTAACGCAGCAGAATGCAGCATTGGTGGAAGAAGCCGCTGCCGCCGCCGAATCCATGCAAGACCAAGCGCACTCCCTGACACAAGCAGTCAGCACCTTCAAGTTATCGCATGGCAGCAGCAATACCGTAGCCACGCCGGTTAGAAGAAGCAATCGCGTGGCACCGGTTGCCAAGCTGCCTAATCGCGGGGCTGCAACCAAAAAAATTGCAGCTAATCCCAACTCGGGCTCGACAGCACAAGAAGTTCAACCGCGCAAGGTTGCTGCTGGCGGTGGTGACTGGGAAGAGTTCTAA
- a CDS encoding chemotaxis protein CheW, which produces MNTVTESSGSAMNQMANEFLTFRLGSEEYGIEILKVQEIRGYDAITQIANAPEFIKGVVNLRGIIVPIIDMRIKFRLGNATYDQFTVVIILNVAGRVMGIVVDGVSDVITLGLEQMRPAPGLGAVIDTEYIMGLGTVDERMLILIDIEKMMSSSDMGLIEQSLN; this is translated from the coding sequence ATGAATACAGTCACTGAGTCATCTGGTTCGGCGATGAATCAAATGGCGAATGAATTTCTGACATTCCGGTTAGGAAGTGAGGAATACGGTATAGAGATACTAAAAGTACAAGAGATAAGAGGCTATGACGCGATAACGCAGATAGCGAATGCTCCGGAATTTATCAAAGGAGTAGTTAATTTGCGCGGAATAATCGTGCCGATCATAGATATGCGGATTAAATTCCGGCTGGGAAATGCAACGTACGACCAATTTACCGTAGTGATAATTTTGAACGTGGCCGGCCGGGTGATGGGGATAGTTGTGGATGGCGTATCGGATGTGATCACACTAGGGCTGGAGCAAATGCGTCCTGCGCCGGGATTGGGGGCGGTGATTGATACGGAATATATCATGGGACTGGGGACTGTAGACGAACGCATGCTGATATTGATTGATATCGAAAAAATGATGAGCAGCAGCGACATGGGCTTGATTGAGCAAAGTTTAAATTAA
- a CDS encoding DUF6603 domain-containing protein — translation MSNEVDTLQRVLLQISNVLEPLERELNSTRAVQTFAELGITLNSGQVSSLASPMQALIASSKTVLQKAGDLVEAIEAENIEQIVTISIELISQVITAIQKIDQLQTAVQGIGSIPASVSSHFAERLFNYLLVRALDTANGINELFELLGILERQRNNVGSTDPGNPEFTISTFHFNELGKWLESPVSALQSHYNWGSNSLDAANLLQRLERLLLHLKAPAFFDDTSPTPILEAVIFQLRPRTDLNPNGLSLSIRQNLSPGKIEFAADDLKVILDLQATLPFGAELVIQPPATFTFHTSAADTVSGLLNLSVTADRTQAATPYLLIGDPDGSRLEVGKFGVSFGGRIQGSGGQSAADFTVGGEIGAGKLAISFADGDGFLTDILSGVQLNSDFGMAFGYNSNDGLFFVGSSALEIKLPLHLNLGPVEVSALTFSVGIENNKFPTAISTDIKAALGPLAAVVENIGLAIDFALVDNRSGNAGPVDIQLGFKPPNGVGLSLDAGIVKGGGYLYFDFDKEEYAGALELMFSGIVTVKAIGLITTRMPDGSEGFSLLIILSAEFGTPFQLGFGFTLNAVGGLLGLNRTMELEVIAAGVRTGSINSIMFPDNIIENAPRIISDLRQFFPPAQDVFLIGPMAKLGWGTPTLVSASLGIIVEIPPGNIAILGVLKVALPDEDAALIVIQVSFIGALEVDKQRLWFYASLYDSRVIFLTIDGDMGLLIAWGNDANFVISVGGFHPSFKPPPLPFPNPSRIAINILNTSFARIRVEGYFAVTSNTVQFGAKAEVYFGLSAFNISGHVGFDALFQFSPFYFIITISASFDVKVFGIGLFGVHMRGELEGTSPWHIEGEGSISLLFWDIDVPFSHTWGEDENTTLPSIDIMPLITAEFDKLDNWTAELPASSQLLVSLRAIESTSDLILHPVGVLRVNQRAVPLDLDLDKVGNQKPKDAKRLTVEVIDTGLAKIADTKESFATAQYKNLSDANKLSAPSYEKQNAGIELSVSNQQLKSPAAVKRVVRYEQNIIDNNFVSLLIRFVAIGAEFFNHFLGRNAASKSALSASYKAQKAPVDQKIIVKETGYVVASTMNNSPHSKDAYFDTHAQAQDFLRKQVNQSPTLQDNLHVIPSAEAAPLQEAA, via the coding sequence CTAAATAGCACGCGCGCGGTGCAAACGTTTGCCGAACTCGGCATTACGCTCAACAGCGGCCAGGTTTCGTCACTGGCTTCTCCGATGCAAGCGCTGATCGCCAGCAGCAAAACCGTGCTGCAAAAAGCCGGGGATTTGGTGGAAGCCATCGAAGCGGAAAATATCGAGCAAATTGTCACCATCAGCATAGAGCTGATCAGCCAAGTCATCACCGCCATCCAAAAAATCGATCAACTGCAAACCGCCGTGCAAGGCATCGGCAGTATCCCAGCGAGCGTTTCCAGTCATTTTGCCGAACGGTTGTTCAACTACTTGCTCGTCCGTGCGCTGGATACCGCCAACGGCATCAATGAGTTGTTCGAGCTGCTGGGCATACTTGAGCGGCAACGCAATAACGTTGGTTCCACCGACCCCGGTAATCCCGAGTTTACAATCTCTACCTTCCATTTCAACGAACTAGGCAAGTGGCTGGAATCGCCGGTATCGGCATTACAGTCGCACTATAACTGGGGCAGCAACAGTCTCGATGCCGCCAATTTGTTGCAGCGGCTCGAACGCTTGTTGCTTCATCTCAAAGCACCGGCTTTTTTTGACGATACATCGCCCACGCCGATTCTCGAAGCTGTCATTTTTCAACTGCGGCCGCGCACCGATCTCAATCCCAACGGATTGAGCCTGTCGATCCGGCAGAATCTCAGTCCCGGTAAAATCGAATTTGCTGCCGACGATTTAAAAGTCATTCTGGATTTGCAGGCCACGCTGCCGTTCGGCGCCGAGCTTGTGATCCAGCCGCCGGCCACATTCACTTTTCATACCTCCGCAGCCGACACGGTTTCCGGTTTGTTGAACCTCAGCGTCACCGCCGACCGCACGCAAGCGGCAACACCGTATCTATTGATTGGCGACCCCGATGGCAGCCGGTTGGAAGTCGGTAAATTCGGCGTCAGCTTCGGCGGCCGGATTCAAGGCAGCGGCGGCCAATCGGCAGCCGATTTTACCGTCGGCGGTGAAATCGGCGCCGGTAAACTGGCGATCTCATTTGCCGACGGTGATGGTTTTCTTACCGATATCTTGAGCGGCGTCCAGCTCAATTCGGATTTCGGCATGGCGTTCGGCTACAACAGCAACGATGGGCTGTTTTTCGTCGGCAGCAGCGCCTTGGAAATCAAATTGCCGCTGCACCTGAATCTTGGGCCGGTGGAAGTCAGCGCGTTAACCTTTTCGGTCGGTATCGAAAACAACAAATTCCCTACCGCCATTTCAACGGATATCAAAGCTGCGCTCGGCCCGCTCGCCGCTGTCGTGGAAAACATCGGCTTAGCGATCGATTTCGCCTTGGTCGATAACCGCAGCGGCAATGCCGGGCCGGTCGATATCCAGCTAGGATTCAAGCCGCCGAATGGCGTCGGCTTGTCGCTGGATGCCGGTATTGTCAAAGGCGGCGGCTATCTCTACTTCGATTTCGACAAGGAAGAATATGCCGGTGCATTGGAGCTGATGTTCAGCGGCATCGTCACGGTGAAAGCGATCGGTCTAATTACGACGCGCATGCCCGACGGTTCCGAAGGTTTCTCGTTGCTGATCATTCTCAGCGCCGAATTCGGCACGCCGTTCCAGCTGGGTTTCGGTTTTACGCTGAACGCCGTCGGCGGGTTGCTCGGCTTGAATCGCACCATGGAACTGGAAGTGATTGCCGCCGGTGTTCGCACCGGATCGATCAACAGCATCATGTTCCCGGACAATATCATCGAGAATGCGCCGCGCATCATCAGTGATTTGCGCCAATTCTTCCCGCCTGCGCAGGATGTGTTTCTGATCGGCCCGATGGCCAAATTGGGCTGGGGCACACCGACACTGGTCAGCGCATCGCTTGGCATCATCGTCGAAATACCGCCGGGCAATATCGCCATTCTCGGTGTGCTGAAAGTTGCATTGCCCGATGAAGACGCGGCGTTGATCGTCATTCAGGTCAGTTTCATCGGCGCGCTGGAAGTGGATAAACAGCGGCTGTGGTTTTATGCCAGCTTATATGATTCCCGGGTTATTTTTCTCACCATCGACGGCGATATGGGTCTGCTGATCGCTTGGGGTAACGATGCCAATTTTGTCATCAGTGTAGGTGGTTTTCATCCCTCCTTTAAACCACCTCCACTGCCTTTTCCCAATCCCAGCCGGATTGCGATCAACATCCTGAATACTTCATTTGCACGGATCCGCGTGGAAGGTTATTTCGCCGTCACTTCCAACACCGTGCAGTTCGGCGCCAAAGCGGAAGTTTATTTCGGTCTCAGCGCCTTCAATATTTCCGGCCATGTCGGCTTCGATGCGTTGTTCCAGTTTTCGCCATTCTATTTCATCATCACCATTTCCGCGTCGTTCGATGTCAAAGTGTTCGGTATCGGCTTGTTCGGGGTGCATATGCGCGGCGAACTCGAAGGCACATCACCGTGGCACATCGAAGGCGAAGGCTCCATCTCGCTGTTATTCTGGGATATCGACGTACCTTTCAGCCACACCTGGGGCGAGGATGAAAACACCACGCTGCCGTCCATCGACATCATGCCGCTCATCACCGCGGAATTCGATAAGCTGGATAACTGGACGGCCGAATTACCCGCATCCAGTCAATTGCTGGTATCACTGCGCGCCATTGAAAGCACCAGCGATCTGATTTTGCACCCGGTCGGCGTATTGCGCGTCAACCAGCGCGCCGTTCCGCTCGATCTGGATCTCGACAAAGTCGGCAATCAAAAACCGAAAGACGCCAAACGGCTGACCGTCGAAGTGATCGATACCGGCCTGGCTAAGATCGCGGACACCAAAGAATCGTTTGCCACGGCGCAATATAAAAACTTGAGCGACGCCAACAAACTGAGCGCACCCTCCTACGAAAAACAAAATGCCGGTATCGAACTGTCGGTGAGCAACCAGCAACTCAAATCGCCGGCAGCGGTTAAACGTGTGGTGCGCTACGAGCAAAATATCATCGACAATAACTTTGTTTCGTTGCTGATCCGTTTTGTCGCCATCGGCGCCGAATTCTTCAATCACTTTTTAGGCCGCAACGCCGCATCGAAATCGGCACTCTCGGCCAGTTACAAGGCGCAAAAAGCACCGGTCGATCAGAAAATCATCGTGAAAGAAACCGGCTACGTGGTCGCCTCGACCATGAACAACAGTCCGCATAGCAAAGACGCTTATTTCGACACGCACGCGCAGGCGCAGGATTTCCTGCGTAAGCAAGTGAATCAGTCGCCCACGTTGCAAGACAATCTGCACGTCATCCCCAGCGCGGAAGCCGCGCCATTGCAGGAGGCGGCATAA
- a CDS encoding D-alanyl-D-alanine carboxypeptidase family protein, whose translation MTIPERAGVKVFFVLAVLLTLVNPAQANPRSAAIVIDASTGAVLHESNADASRYPASLTKMMTLYLLFEAIEQHKMTLDSRMPVSAHAASMPSTNIGLRAGDSISVREAIPALIVRSANDVAAVVAEALGASETNFGRMMTEKARKLGMQSTTFRNASGLPNPEQKTTARDMVTLSARLIKDFPQYYHYFSTQSFSHKGITYKSHNRMVRNTPGVDGLKTGFIRASGFNVATSAKRGNRRVVAVVMGGNTAVARDQHMAQLLERSFNQGAVHLASNTTDSRTVPAALPSERKEKARVQASPPKSALTAEKTAEPTARQLAVKPSASPQSQPQKVAMLPNDGWAVQIGSYQESNRARAQAQVAARLIPGEVVITEVEVSNRKLYRARLVGLQENQARTACQSLVRQGMGCLVVRS comes from the coding sequence ATGACGATACCGGAGCGCGCAGGAGTGAAAGTTTTTTTTGTTCTCGCGGTGTTATTGACTCTGGTGAATCCGGCGCAAGCGAATCCGCGCTCCGCGGCTATCGTAATCGATGCAAGTACAGGCGCTGTACTGCATGAATCCAATGCGGATGCGAGCCGTTATCCGGCTTCATTGACTAAAATGATGACGCTTTATTTGTTGTTTGAAGCGATCGAGCAACACAAAATGACGCTGGATTCCCGCATGCCGGTGTCTGCGCATGCGGCGTCGATGCCGTCAACGAACATCGGTTTGCGCGCAGGGGATAGTATCAGTGTGCGGGAAGCGATTCCGGCATTGATTGTGCGTTCTGCAAACGATGTGGCGGCTGTGGTGGCCGAGGCTTTGGGTGCCAGCGAAACGAATTTTGGCCGCATGATGACAGAGAAGGCACGTAAGTTGGGTATGCAATCCACTACTTTTCGCAATGCTTCAGGTCTGCCCAATCCTGAACAAAAGACAACGGCACGGGATATGGTCACCCTCTCGGCGCGGTTGATCAAGGATTTTCCCCAGTATTATCATTATTTCTCTACCCAATCGTTCAGCCACAAAGGCATCACTTATAAAAGTCACAACCGTATGGTGCGTAATACACCGGGTGTGGATGGTTTAAAAACCGGGTTTATCCGGGCTTCCGGTTTTAATGTGGCTACTTCCGCCAAGCGCGGCAATCGTCGCGTGGTTGCTGTGGTGATGGGAGGAAACACTGCGGTGGCCCGCGATCAACACATGGCGCAATTGCTGGAGCGCAGTTTTAATCAGGGTGCGGTTCATTTAGCCAGTAATACAACTGATAGCCGAACCGTACCGGCAGCATTGCCTAGCGAGCGGAAAGAGAAAGCCAGAGTCCAAGCCTCGCCTCCCAAATCGGCGCTGACTGCTGAGAAAACAGCCGAGCCCACGGCACGGCAACTGGCCGTCAAACCGTCAGCCAGTCCGCAATCGCAGCCGCAGAAGGTGGCTATGCTGCCAAACGACGGCTGGGCGGTGCAGATAGGTTCTTACCAGGAATCGAACAGGGCGCGCGCGCAAGCTCAGGTTGCCGCTCGCTTGATACCGGGTGAAGTGGTAATCACCGAAGTGGAAGTCAGTAATCGCAAATTGTACCGGGCGCGTCTGGTCGGTTTGCAAGAAAACCAAGCGCGTACCGCCTGTCAGAGTCTGGTCCGGCAGGGAATGGGATGTCTTGTGGTGCGATCGTAA
- a CDS encoding FxDxF family PEP-CTERM protein, whose amino-acid sequence MKKKLVTSLSVIGSLALLCAGNASAVSFSTFVGGTGGSPIGFAYAGNKFVGSNYFNNQLYQTDLSGGNLLPFGAPLPISSGSIGEIYVSSSLGLGGFGSTGARDIFAGSEAAGNVYRFSNDGSTQSLFATGLSGDVRGIAFDPYGNYGFNMVVTTQTGNVYRVDSSGSATLLANVGADAEGLDFTPQAFGDIPAHTLVVVSEGTGRLTAISPDGTEKDLGLHFGTPEMLSFVPLNLGDSGNPLEGFYAANYPVNVIKAGASEFSAYKGDAVITDEGNHNMYHIFWDSAAGAFSTSVIGTFPNQPEDGIFLTAAILNPVPEPESYAMLLAGLGLLGFMARRRKIS is encoded by the coding sequence ATGAAAAAGAAATTGGTAACGTCATTATCAGTAATAGGAAGTCTCGCATTGTTGTGCGCGGGCAATGCGTCTGCGGTTAGTTTCAGTACTTTTGTAGGCGGCACAGGTGGCTCGCCCATTGGATTTGCCTACGCGGGTAATAAATTCGTAGGTTCAAATTATTTTAACAATCAACTCTATCAAACGGATCTCAGCGGCGGCAATCTTCTGCCTTTCGGAGCGCCGTTGCCTATCAGCAGTGGCAGTATCGGTGAAATATACGTTTCCAGTTCCTTGGGACTGGGCGGGTTTGGATCAACTGGGGCGCGTGATATATTTGCTGGATCAGAAGCGGCAGGCAATGTTTACCGTTTCTCTAACGACGGATCGACGCAATCGCTGTTTGCCACTGGATTGAGCGGCGATGTTCGCGGCATCGCTTTTGATCCTTACGGCAACTACGGTTTCAATATGGTGGTGACAACACAGACAGGTAACGTCTATCGCGTCGACAGCTCGGGTTCCGCCACATTATTAGCCAATGTCGGTGCAGATGCGGAAGGCCTGGATTTCACACCTCAAGCATTCGGCGATATTCCAGCGCATACCTTGGTCGTTGTGTCGGAAGGAACCGGGCGGTTGACAGCTATTTCACCCGATGGCACGGAAAAAGACTTGGGACTACACTTTGGTACACCTGAAATGCTGAGCTTTGTGCCCTTAAACTTAGGTGACAGCGGCAATCCGCTGGAAGGTTTTTATGCCGCGAATTATCCCGTTAATGTGATTAAAGCCGGTGCAAGCGAATTTTCGGCTTACAAAGGTGATGCAGTGATTACCGATGAAGGCAATCACAACATGTACCATATATTTTGGGATAGTGCAGCCGGGGCATTTAGTACCAGTGTTATCGGTACCTTCCCGAATCAGCCGGAAGATGGAATTTTTCTAACTGCAGCAATCCTGAACCCGGTACCGGAACCTGAATCCTATGCGATGTTGTTGGCAGGGTTGGGCTTATTAGGATTCATGGCACGCCGTCGTAAGATTTCTTAA
- a CDS encoding chemotaxis protein CheW yields MLQEQAVNVPIESPGSAVKHMINEFLTFRLGNEEYGIEILKVQEIRGYDSVTQIANAPDFIKGVVNLRGIIVPILDMRIKFRLDRVEYNQFTVVIILNVAGRVMGVVVDGVSDVIELEANQVRPAPEFGAVIDTEYITGLGTVAERMLILIDIEKMMSNSDMGLLERSIG; encoded by the coding sequence ATGTTGCAAGAACAAGCGGTTAATGTACCTATTGAATCACCTGGTTCAGCGGTTAAACACATGATCAATGAATTTCTAACCTTCCGCTTGGGTAATGAAGAATACGGAATCGAAATACTCAAAGTTCAAGAAATCAGAGGATATGATTCTGTTACGCAAATAGCGAATGCTCCGGATTTTATTAAAGGGGTTGTTAATCTGCGGGGAATCATTGTCCCGATTCTCGATATGCGGATCAAATTCAGGCTGGATCGTGTGGAATACAATCAATTCACTGTGGTTATTATTTTGAATGTCGCCGGGCGAGTCATGGGGGTTGTCGTGGATGGCGTATCGGATGTGATTGAACTTGAAGCTAATCAAGTCCGGCCTGCGCCTGAATTTGGCGCTGTGATCGATACCGAATATATCACGGGATTGGGAACTGTTGCGGAACGGATGTTGATATTAATTGATATCGAAAAAATGATGAGTAATAGCGATATGGGTTTGCTTGAACGAAGTATAGGTTGA